A region of the Alphaproteobacteria bacterium genome:
TCTATATGGGCAATAGATTCTGTTGCACAAACAAAGCGGGTTCCAAGTTGAACACCCGCAGCCCCCATACCAAGATAATGAGCTATCATTTCACCGCGTCCAATTCCACCTGCAACAAATACAGGAACTTCTGTAATATGTGGTAAAATTTCCTGGGCAAGTACACTTGTCGAAACTGGACCTATATGTCCCCCTGCTTCCATACCTTCAATAACTAAACCATCAACACCTGATTTGATTAATTTTTTTGCAATACCCAAAGCAGGGGCAAAACATATAACTTTAGCTTTTTCTTGTTTCGCATTATAAATAGTACTTTTTTGTGGAATACCCCCAGCTAAAACTATGTGGCTAATTTTATGATTAAGGCAAACCTTGATTAAATCATCCAAAAGAGGATGCATAATAATTATATTAACCCCAAAGGAACGTGATGTTAGTTTTTTGGTTGATTTAATTTCTTCATCTAATTGGGCTGGATTCATCGATCCAGATGCAATGACACCAAAACCACCTGCATTTGAAATAGCAGCAACAAGATGACGTTCAGAAACCCATGTCATAGCCCCCCCCATAATTGCATAGGTTGACCCTAAAAAATCACATCCCCTTGCCCATAATTCATTAAGTTTTGTACTACCTGTTGTCATAATCCACCCCTGTTAAATGAGGATATTTAAAATAGAAATACTTTAAATTACTATTAATCATTCTACTTGGCTTTAGTTTGTTTGCAATGTACTTTAATAATTAATTAGATAAATAAATTGTTTTATAGTTATCTAACATTTAATATGTAATTGAAATTCAAAATATCTTTTATTAATAGCTCTTTATGAAAAAAAAAATCTTTCATTTTGACGGACAATCCCAAGTT
Encoded here:
- a CDS encoding nitronate monooxygenase, with protein sequence MTTGSTKLNELWARGCDFLGSTYAIMGGAMTWVSERHLVAAISNAGGFGVIASGSMNPAQLDEEIKSTKKLTSRSFGVNIIIMHPLLDDLIKVCLNHKISHIVLAGGIPQKSTIYNAKQEKAKVICFAPALGIAKKLIKSGVDGLVIEGMEAGGHIGPVSTSVLAQEILPHITEVPVFVAGGIGRGEMIAHYLGMGAAGVQLGTRFVCATESIAHIDFKKAFIKANARDAIPSVQVDPRFPVIPVRALSNKATEQFILFQHTVIKQFNEGLLDQKEAQLKIEHFWAGALRKAVIEGDIENGSIMAGQSVGMVDSIMPTKDILNELIDQAIHALTKDYIHLKFSKDLEQQKVINQ